DNA from Ovis canadensis isolate MfBH-ARS-UI-01 breed Bighorn chromosome 4, ARS-UI_OviCan_v2, whole genome shotgun sequence:
GTCTCCTGGACGCCTTGCAAGCAAAGGAGAACAGAGTGCTTCCACGGTTGTGTTTGAGACCAAACCTTTactggtttcccttgtggctcatctggtaaagaatctgcctgcactgtggcagacctgggttccatccctgggttgggaagatcccctggagaagggaaaggctgcccactccaaaaattccggcctagagaattccatggactgtatagtccctggggttggaaagagttggacaggactgagcgattttcagTGTCACCTGGAATTAAACATTAGCATGTTTGACTGTGACTTCTCTCCTTGATGATAATAAAAATCTCCAAGGATCACTGAAGGGAGAAAACTACCTATAAGAACTAGAAAATATCAAGAAGAGTCTCTATAGGCTATGGTCTGAATATTTGTGTGCACCCTCTCTCACCTCAACATTCACAGGTTGAAAACCTAGTCTGGAGAGAGTATTAGGAGGTGATGTCACTGGGAGGGTCTTAGGTCAGGAGGGTATATTCCTCATGATTGGAATTAGTGCCTTGTTCTAATTGATTGTTCTAACTGAGTGTGAGGGCACAGTTAGAAGTTGGCATTCTGCAGTCTCAGAGAGGACTCTCCCCCAAACCCAACCATGAtcatggacttccagcctccagaactgtgaggaataaatgtctgttgtttttaagccacccagactctctctctctgtttaaaATAGAGGTCCAAAGAGAGGAAGGCAGTgtctaaacaaacaaaccagcaaACCGACACACGCAAGCTCAAAATAAAAAGAGTGGGTTTTCCCTTTGCTAGGAATCCATTTTCTACTGAAAACTGCCAGTCATTTTACCATTTCTCACAGATGAACAATACATCAAGACAGCTAAACACATTTTAAGGATGTTTTGAAGTGGTACAACTTTATTGTTTAAAACTATGTGATGGAATAAACATGAAATTTCTGAAAACTCTGATTCCTTTGAAATCCCCCTTCAGATGCAAGTGTCCAGGTCCTTTCTTGCCAGGTGACCTGCAAGACTGAAGGTCACACCGTCACCTCCTCGGGTCGGCGCCTGCAGAGCAGGTACAGCAGGACCAGGGCGCCCAGCAGGGCGGCCAGGCCCAGCTTACACCGGGTCCCCGGGCCCGCCTTGGTCCACCGCCACAGCCCGGCCAGAGGCCAGCGGTCCGGCCACGTCTGCGCGGGGGCAGCTAATTGCTCCACCACCCTGCGCAGCCTCTCCTCGCTGCTCAGCCCGCCCAGGGTCTGCGCCAGGCGGTACACATCGTTGGTGTAGGGGGCGCCGCCATGGTCCCTCACCAGCTCCACCACCAGGCCCATCAGCTCCCCGACCTGCGCCTCCCGCTCCCCGTCGGCCGCTCGGTTGTCAAAGGCACAGCAGCGGCCCCTGCACTCggccaccagctcccggagcgcGCGGTTGTCAGTGTCGCGCACGTACTGCTGCAGCGAGcccccctccaggtcctccctgTGGGTGAAGACCACGATGGTGCGCGCCGCGATGCCCGCCCCGAAGAGCGCCTTCACCCCGCGCCAGGCCCGCAGGTCCTGGGCGGTGAAGCGGCCGAGCTGGGTCACCAGGAGCACGGCGTGGGGCCCCGGGGCCGACAGCAGGTAGCAGCGGCCTCTCTCCTCGAAGCCCGGGTCTGCCTGGGCGACCTCGGGGCTGAAGAGGTCGGGGGTGTCGAGGACTTCCACGTCCCACGAGGCCCAGCGGCAGCTCCCCGTGGCGCAGGCGCTGGTCACCGCCGTGGCCGCGAGCCTGGAGAGGAAGTGCTTCCGCTGGAGGATGCTGTTGCCCGTGGCGCTCTTCCCGGTCCCTGACCTCCCGGCCAGGAGGAGGCGCAGCCTGCGCTCCTGCAGGGCGGACCTGAACTCCTGGAAACCTGTGGGCACCGGTGGTCTGTAAGCTTCGGGATCTGAGAGCAACATGTCCCGGTCCCCAGGTCTCCTGGACGCCTTGCGAGCAAAGGAGAACAGAGCGCTTCCACGGTTGTGTTTGGGACCAAACCTTTactggtttcccttgtggctcatctggtaaagaatctgcctgcagcgcgggagatctgggttccatccctgggttgggaagatcccctggagaagggaaaggctgcccactccaaaaattctggcctggagaattccatggactgtctagtcatgggattgcagaattggacatgactaggcgactttcactttactgacTGACCTGTGTGAGATGTGGGCACTCCAAGGAGATCTCTACCCCTCTATTTCTCCCATCTTTGGCATCTCGCGTGCACCTGTGCTCCAGCAGCTGCTGAACCTCTCTCTAGAGAATGCGCCTTTGTAATACAGGCCATTACCTCGTCTGATATGATCTGTCATCCAGGCTGTGCAGAGCTGGTCCTTCTTTTTCCTTATGCCCTCCCACTGGGGAAAAGGGTGGGGCAGTCGACCCAGCCCGGAGGGACATCTGGAGTCCCATAGCTGGGGGTTTGAATCATAGACTGTCTTCTACCAGCCTTGTAACCCTGGGAGCTGCTTAATTTAAGTGTTAAACCTCTTCTGCACAAACGGAATCAATATTGTAGTGCTATCCTCACAGGGCATCAGAGAATAAGATGAGCTCaactctcttccttcccttcctgcctccctcctcctcctctcttgtCTCTTAAACCTGCGGCCTAATAAGACACTTGTGTAGCCCTCCATCCTTGTTCCCTAACACCTTCTACCTGGTGAACCATGTTCCCTCTAATACACGACTTGATGCCCTCTACATCCacttctgtttattcattttattttggaaactgAGATACAGGTTAGTCAAAGAAGTTGATATCTCACAGCAGGGTGGGGACAAAGATCCAGGTGAGGTGCCAGCCCCAGGGCTCTTGCTGCTTCACCCCTGCATCGAGTCACCTCTCGGCTTCTCTTGTTCAGTCTTGAATTAGCCCATCCCCCTACCATCCAGGGTTCACACTTGGGGGCAGATACACATTGTGAGACGTGTTCTTACCATAGGCATTTTCTTCATCTCTTGCCACCTTCCGTCCTCCCATGATTACCTGGAAGAGGCCCAGACAcaatttgttcattcactcatttatcaaATAGGTGTGTCTGCCTACAGTCTGTCAGGCCAGGTCTAAAATGCTGGTGACCTCAGAGTGAGAAGGTCATAGTTCCTGCCTTCCCTGGGGCA
Protein-coding regions in this window:
- the LOC138439780 gene encoding GTPase IMAP family member 1-like isoform X2 gives rise to the protein MGGRKVARDEENAYGFQEFRSALQERRLRLLLAGRSGTGKSATGNSILQRKHFLSRLAATAVTSACATGSCRWASWDVEVLDTPDLFSPEVAQADPGFEERGRCYLLSAPGPHAVLLVTQLGRFTAQDLRAWRGVKALFGAGIAARTIVVFTHREDLEGGSLQQYVRDTDNRALRELVAECRGRCCAFDNRAADGEREAQVGELMGLVVELVRDHGGAPYTNDVYRLAQTLGGLSSEERLRRVVEQLAAPAQTWPDRWPLAGLWRWTKAGPGTRCKLGLAALLGALVLLYLLCRRRPEEVTV
- the LOC138439780 gene encoding GTPase IMAP family member 1-like isoform X1, with amino-acid sequence MLEPVTNSAEKVIMGGRKVARDEENAYGFQEFRSALQERRLRLLLAGRSGTGKSATGNSILQRKHFLSRLAATAVTSACATGSCRWASWDVEVLDTPDLFSPEVAQADPGFEERGRCYLLSAPGPHAVLLVTQLGRFTAQDLRAWRGVKALFGAGIAARTIVVFTHREDLEGGSLQQYVRDTDNRALRELVAECRGRCCAFDNRAADGEREAQVGELMGLVVELVRDHGGAPYTNDVYRLAQTLGGLSSEERLRRVVEQLAAPAQTWPDRWPLAGLWRWTKAGPGTRCKLGLAALLGALVLLYLLCRRRPEEVTV